Proteins encoded together in one Nitrospiria bacterium window:
- a CDS encoding serine hydrolase, whose protein sequence is MTNPHSLILNALNDAVRDGVFPGAVLLVAFRGQIQIHQAVGFAVLMPRKVPLTRSTFFDLASLTKPIATTAAVMRLVDRGVLKLDDRVNRWIPEFSGSEKDRIAVRDLLNHSSGLRAWEPLCKEAIKEAKNRIGFVGSSDAKRWVLNRIHRSRLVYKPGTQSLYSDLGFILLGEVVERAVGLTLDRFCREHVFRPLGLKRTFFIKTGTRRSGRFAATEQSDWRRRIVIGQVHDDNAYVMGGIAGHAGLFGTAADLNRFAQGMLEALRGRCSFVSQKTAKSFVSRQTTPGSSWALGWDTPSESSGTPSSSGRFFSARSFGHLGYTGTSIWIDPEQDLVVVLLTNRVHPTSRNIKIRRFRPIIHDLIVQEIVPGGRPWSNRRG, encoded by the coding sequence ATGACGAACCCGCATTCTTTGATCTTAAACGCCTTGAACGACGCCGTCCGTGATGGAGTTTTTCCGGGGGCCGTGCTGCTGGTCGCTTTCCGGGGTCAAATCCAAATCCATCAGGCGGTTGGTTTTGCGGTGCTCATGCCCCGGAAGGTGCCCTTGACGCGTTCCACTTTCTTTGATCTGGCTTCGTTGACAAAACCGATCGCAACCACTGCGGCCGTGATGCGGCTGGTGGATCGGGGCGTCTTGAAGCTTGACGATCGGGTGAACCGCTGGATTCCGGAATTTTCAGGTAGTGAAAAAGATCGGATTGCGGTCCGGGATCTTCTGAACCATTCTTCCGGGCTCCGGGCATGGGAGCCTCTCTGCAAAGAGGCCATCAAGGAGGCCAAAAACCGCATCGGTTTTGTCGGAAGTTCGGATGCGAAGCGATGGGTGCTGAATCGGATCCACCGCAGCCGGCTGGTCTACAAGCCCGGAACCCAGAGTCTCTACAGTGATCTGGGATTCATCCTTTTGGGTGAGGTGGTCGAACGGGCCGTCGGGCTGACCTTGGACCGTTTCTGTCGTGAGCACGTCTTCCGTCCGCTCGGTCTGAAACGGACCTTCTTTATCAAGACCGGAACCCGCCGTTCCGGAAGGTTCGCGGCGACCGAGCAAAGCGATTGGCGGCGTCGTATCGTGATCGGTCAGGTGCATGACGACAACGCCTATGTGATGGGAGGAATCGCGGGGCACGCGGGGCTGTTCGGAACGGCGGCCGATCTGAATCGCTTCGCACAGGGAATGTTGGAAGCGTTGCGCGGTCGCTGCAGTTTTGTCTCCCAGAAAACCGCGAAAAGTTTCGTGTCACGACAGACGACGCCGGGCTCAAGCTGGGCATTGGGCTGGGATACCCCATCGGAGTCTTCCGGGACGCCGTCTTCCTCGGGCCGGTTCTTTTCCGCGCGTTCCTTTGGCCATCTCGGATATACGGGCACCTCGATCTGGATCGATCCGGAACAAGACTTGGTCGTTGTGTTGCTGACGAACCGGGTACATCCGACCAGCCGGAATATTAAAATCCGGAGGTTCCGCCCGATTATTCATGATCTCATTGTCCAGGAAATCGTTCCGGGGGGCCGACCATGGTCAAACCGAAGAGGCTAA
- a CDS encoding LD-carboxypeptidase yields MVKPKRLKPGDTIGVIAPAGSVDPSELAQGADRLKEMGFHVALGEAVAKRSRYLAGTDRERADDLNRMFSDSKIAAIVCARGGYGTARIIPNLDRGMIASHPKILVGSSDVTLLINYLHQQFEWVTFHGPMVAPNFGKLPSRLTDTWFRKILMGSHGEGPIPVEGVKSLRGGQGQGPLVGGCLTMLCSALGTPYEIQTDGAVLLLEDIDEAPYRIDRMLNQLKAASKFRNVKGMIFGKMPGCQPPTRSAYVLEDVIRDLLADQDFPILYGFPAGHGGDQVTLPIGIPVRIDGETATVTLLESAVQ; encoded by the coding sequence ATGGTCAAACCGAAGAGGCTAAAACCGGGCGACACGATCGGCGTCATTGCACCGGCCGGTTCGGTGGATCCCTCCGAATTGGCGCAAGGAGCGGACCGTTTAAAGGAAATGGGATTTCATGTCGCATTGGGAGAAGCGGTTGCCAAACGGTCTCGTTATCTGGCCGGAACCGATCGCGAGCGTGCGGACGATCTGAACCGGATGTTTTCGGATTCCAAGATAGCGGCCATTGTCTGCGCCCGCGGCGGTTACGGGACGGCGCGGATCATTCCCAATTTGGATAGGGGCATGATCGCCTCCCACCCGAAGATTCTGGTCGGAAGCAGCGATGTCACCCTTTTGATCAATTATCTGCACCAGCAATTTGAATGGGTCACGTTCCACGGTCCGATGGTGGCGCCGAACTTCGGCAAGCTGCCGTCGAGGTTGACCGATACGTGGTTTCGGAAAATTTTAATGGGTAGTCACGGGGAAGGTCCGATCCCGGTAGAGGGTGTGAAAAGTTTGAGGGGAGGACAGGGTCAAGGTCCGCTGGTGGGCGGTTGTCTCACCATGCTCTGCAGCGCGCTTGGGACCCCCTACGAGATTCAGACCGACGGAGCCGTCCTTCTTTTGGAGGACATTGACGAAGCCCCTTATCGGATCGATCGGATGTTGAACCAGTTGAAGGCCGCGTCCAAGTTTCGCAATGTGAAAGGGATGATCTTCGGAAAAATGCCGGGATGCCAGCCGCCGACCCGTTCCGCTTACGTCCTGGAAGATGTCATCCGTGATCTGTTGGCCGATCAAGACTTTCCGATTCTGTACGGATTTCCGGCCGGCCACGGCGGGGATCAGGTGACGCTTCCCATCGGGATTCCGGTGCGAATCGATGGAGAAACGGCCACGGTAACGCTTTTGGAATCGGCGGTTCAATAA